The DNA segment TAGGCGTATTCAACAATACCTGCATTACCCTGCCGAAGGGCCTCCACCCCAAGCCTATACCAATGATCTTTCTGATCAAGCTTCTTAGCAGATTCAAGAGCTATCTCAATGTTCCCACTTTCAAGTGCTAAGTTGAAACGAGTAAGCTCATCCTTAACAAAATGAAGGGCAACCTCAGGAAAACCCTTCTGCTGTAAATAGGCAATCATGGCTTGACCACAAAGCTCGGAGTTTCTTATCATACTCATAACCTGGTCATATCTCTTTTTAAGCAGGGCTAGCTTGAATATGTATTCAGTTGAATCAATAATGATAGGACGGTTTTTCCCATCTCGATCCAAGCAAAAGATTGTGTTCCCATATATCTTAGTAATGTAGACTGGGACGTCTAAGGTTTTGATGATTCCACTGTCTCCATTGGGAAGACAATACTTGATGTGGGTGAGAGTTGTATAGATGAAGACCCCATTGTCATCCCAGGCACCACTCTTGACACGAATTGTCTCGTGAAGAGTGCAACGGTGCACAAGCTTCTTATCTGCTATTACTATGGAATGCTTGCTAAGCAAAGCGACACTTTCCATGTCCGATGACCAAACAACATATCTGATGAAAGGAGTCTGAAGCTCTCCAAGAACAATTCTCTGCTGGAGATCGAAAATAACAACTCTGTCCTCTGCCCTGCATAGTAAGTTTCCTGTGCCGGCATAAAATATAGCATCAGTAACAGTAGGAAGAAGGCTTTTCTTAACAATCtcatttttcagatttttgaccAGGACTTGGTTGGTGCTCTTCTCAAGCACTGCAAACCTGTTACGAGCAACAAACACCGCTGATCCACCAGTTCCCCTTTTTGCATCTTGAGCAGTATCACCCCTACCATAACTGTCTTTAGGAATGATGTACAGTTCGTAGGAACCCCCATCCACATCTGAACAGATCAAAACAGCATTTTCAGTAGGACTGTAAGAAATCGTTCGTGGACCTTGGTTCAGACTATTTGAACCAGGTCTTCTAATTGGTATCAACTGATTCTCCTTCTGAGTTGAGTACTCGTACACACGGAGAAAACGATCCTTCACATAAAACAAAGAATCACTGCTCACAGAAAAAGCAGGGCGTTCTCTCTCCAACTTGAACACTATCATCCCGCTGTCATGACCAGCTGCTAGAAGATTCATCTCAGGATGAGCTGCAAGGATCCAGAATCTGTCATGCTCCCGGCGGAAAGTCTGAAGACCAGTCCTTTTTGTAGCATCCCACACTCGAATGCTCTTATCCTCTGAATTTGAAACAATAATATCTTGCTTTGCATGGAActgaacacatgatacattgttCATATGGCCTCTCAATGTGTCCACCTCCCAAGCCTTTGTATCTGCAAATATCAAACACAGTTAGCAACATATTATCTCAACTTGATGACCTgaaaaaattaatataacaaaCGCATTAAATTATTTATGGTTCTACCAGCTGACAGCCTAATCCAAGCTGAAGGAGCACTTGTTTTCCATCAATTTAATTCGAGGTGAACATTACTctccaagaaaaaagaaaaacttgaGGTTACATCTATGATATATCATTCTACATAAAACAATTAAGAAGCAACATTTGTCTCTTTATCGGTACCAAGAAACTACAGCTCAGCATAAAGAGACAGTTTCAACCGAATAAGGAGTCCCTAGCTGAGAAGCTTTATCAAAAATCCTATTTCGCTGGCCAAGTGGACAACCAAAAATCTCTTATTACAGCTAGATCGATATACAACAGTGAAAGATGTCAAATATCATAAAACTGTTAAATTTATGTTTACAACCAATTGAGAAAATTTGGTGCTAAATGTTCCACAGATATGTAAGAAAGCTTTTATAGCAGGAGTAAAAAATACTAAGATTTCAGAACATACCATTCATCCGCCAGATTTTCACCTGGCGATCATCAGCACCAGATACGATCAGGGGCAGCGTAGGATGAAATGAAGCCCAGTTAACCCCTCGATCGTGACCCTCCAAGACATATTTCACAACAGCATCTACTCCACCAAAAAAGTCTGTGTTCATCTGGCTCAGGCGCAAGATGTCATCAGCAGGAGAAACAGTTTTCTTCCTAAGGGCACCAATATCCCAGACCCGAACAGTCTGATCCAATGACGCAGAAACAACTAAGTCCTCTTTGGGATGAAATAAGGCACACATCACATAATGGTTGTGCCCAGTCAAGACAGAAATACAAGTGCGAGATTGCCAGTTCCATATCCTAATTGTCTGATCATCACTTGCACTGACAATCCAGGGATATTCATGATGGAATTGAACGGTGCGGATATAATCAAGATGTCCAAGAAGGGTAAATAAGCACCGATGCAGCTTATAATTCCAGACTTTTATCTTGTAGTCATCTCCTGCAGTTAACAATGTTTAAATATACTGAGAAGAGTCCAACACAGAATTTCCATTATGCAAGTGCACAAAGACATTAGCTTTAAAATGTTTAAATGTAAATAAAAAATGACAACAATGACTTGCAATTCTGTTAAACTTCTGTCTTGAATCTTCATTTATTTACTTATTTGCTTTAACAATGACAGGTAAATTTATTGCCCCAGCGGCAGTTGCAGCACTATATAAAAGATTTCACATCATAAAGTTCACTAATCATCAATATTAATATGGATGTTATAGCATTGAGCCTTGAATGTAAAGAGGAGTCCACAATTCCTTCATATTTTGACAATGTGTCTGATTTTCTTTTTAACACTAATCTAAAATATCTCTTGCGTAACTCAATCCACTTGAGGCTTCTGTCAAAAAAGTATTAAAATGCCCAAATTTCTTACGACGTTCAATGATGGACTAAAATAAGTTAGATCatactacattttctattattcAAGGGGCATTCCACCTGATCTGGGATACACAATACAAAAACAAAAGATTAATAAAACTATACATCACACAAATTTAATTCAGATGCATAGGAAAAAATAATGTGAATGATATTCCTAGCCGACACCATTGATCACATAGATCAAATTAGAAACAATTCCAATCGTCAACTTCACTAATTCAGTAAAGGTAGCATTTTGATTTCATAGATCACACATGTATTCATCAACACATATCAGTAGATCCACACTCTACCACACTATCATGAAATCAGTAGCACCAATTAACAGCTATGTAACAgtacataatttttttttaaaaaggaaaaatagtgaaaTCAAACCTCCGGATACAAAGAGAGGCTGAGATTTGTGAAAATGAACGCCGCGAACAGGGCCATCGTGCTCATCGAATCGATCAATGAGAGTTCCCATACGGTAATCCCAAAGCTGGATCACACCGCTATGAAGACTAGCTAAGATCCATGGCCTTTTGGTATGAAAACTGAGTCCTTTGACTCGATTACTCTTCGTTTCGAACTTCGTCAACATCTTTCAAACAATTCCCCTATATCTACACACAACACAATCACGGTAATCAATTTTGCTGTTATGTATTTGAAACCCTAACTGAATTTTTGAGATCAAATTCCACTCAGATCTAAAATGAAGAGTGCATTTTGTATGAAGATCGGCGAAGGGAGATAAAGGGAGAGTGCGAATGTTAAGGGCAGttgtctctgtgtgtgtgtgtgttaagtGTGCGTTAAAGAAATTGGGGAAGAGAAAGGTGCGTAGATCGGAAGTTTCAATGACAGAGAAATAATATATTGAAATCGAAATTAAACTCGATTGCTGGTGGATCTACTCGATATTTGATTGGTTGAATGACGGATCCGAGCTGTAAGATCCATTTTTACtacgaaaagaaaaggaaaaaacctTTTTTActatatttgaattatttttgcTTCAATTATTAAACTTTTTTAGTGTAAAATTAAGTGAAAATGATATCAGGTACCCACTTTTAAAcatgttatttaaaatatattcaagtttacaatatatttaaaaattagcTAATTTTGCTCAAACTTTAGGACATTGCGTCCTATTTTAAAtctcaaaattcaaacttcaggATATAATGCCCTAAAGTTCGAAAATTATGTACTAAAGTTTAAATCTTATGTCATGAATTTTTAAATTAGTAGTTTAGAAATTCAAGGTACTTAGTCCTAAATTTCAAATTAGCAACTCAAAAATTCAGGACACTAAGTCCGCAATTTCCAAATACAGGATacttagtaggcgtttggacatgaattccatttttttttcaaatttggaatttcactaaaatttgaattgaagaTGAAGTTGTGTTTGGTTATAATTTTTGCAACATATTTGGATGTCTTTTTTTCAACATATTTTGCAACTAAAAACTAGCAATCTTTCCATTTTCAATTGGAAAACTGGTGCGAATTTGAAAATGCATTTCAAGTGAGATTGGAAAAAATGTAAAATTTGGATAACCAaacattgttttcaaaaaaaaattgaaaaaagggaaattttcttatgtccaaacgggttCTTAGTCTTGAAGTTTGAGTGAATTGACTAATTTTTAAATACATTGTAAATTATGAATACATTTTAAATATCGGGCTTAAAAATTGCCATTGCTGCACTTCGCCCTAAAATTAATCAGTTGATAGTATGACATGAGAATTGAGAGAGCATTTTGGTACAGTTGGAACCGTGAAAATAGTACgggggctagccagttttcggactagtAATTGagaaatagtcagcgtttgcaaagtcattgaaaaatagccattattttgctgcaacacggaaagttccagcataatatatcgGAGATtggtgcacatgtgtatgaacttccaccatattatgttggaactccaacacacagaaagttccaacataatatactggagattggagcacataTGTaagaacttccaacatattatgctggacctgTGTATTATACTAGaattccaatatattatgctggaagtccagtatattatattgaaagtccaatataatatactgaaatatttttcggattttgaacagtgttttcattCAAATtttctttacatgaaaaatagctaaatttcaattacttttgaaactgtgactatttttcaattatcacttgtaaatttggctattttttaatttcttccgttagaactgtcacacctcctttttgcgcgcccgcccccgaagggttaaatgcgcgagtggagtttttccaatttaagtgacaatattcgaaatgggattatttatttaattcagagtcgccacttgggaaaggtttgacttttggtgtcccaagtcactggtttatcttgaatcccaaatcgaggaaattttcgacttttccaaatgaagtctgcgaaccagaaattctaagtaaggaattctgttgacccgagggaaggtgttaggcatcctcgaatcccgtggttctagcacggtcgcttaaattgttataatggctaaatatctgatttaaatacatgttatgacttacgtgcttttattaagtttaaaccgcttttattattatcatttatttttatagaattgcaacgtcgtgaaaatgcatctcgaaccacgtcacaatcaatgcacccgtagttgttaacacatttcgactccgttgagatttgaatttgggtcacataaatgcgcaccc comes from the Nicotiana sylvestris chromosome 4, ASM39365v2, whole genome shotgun sequence genome and includes:
- the LOC104241265 gene encoding coatomer subunit alpha-1-like, whose product is MLTKFETKSNRVKGLSFHTKRPWILASLHSGVIQLWDYRMGTLIDRFDEHDGPVRGVHFHKSQPLFVSGGDDYKIKVWNYKLHRCLFTLLGHLDYIRTVQFHHEYPWIVSASDDQTIRIWNWQSRTCISVLTGHNHYVMCALFHPKEDLVVSASLDQTVRVWDIGALRKKTVSPADDILRLSQMNTDFFGGVDAVVKYVLEGHDRGVNWASFHPTLPLIVSGADDRQVKIWRMNDTKAWEVDTLRGHMNNVSCVQFHAKQDIIVSNSEDKSIRVWDATKRTGLQTFRREHDRFWILAAHPEMNLLAAGHDSGMIVFKLERERPAFSVSSDSLFYVKDRFLRVYEYSTQKENQLIPIRRPGSNSLNQGPRTISYSPTENAVLICSDVDGGSYELYIIPKDSYGRGDTAQDAKRGTGGSAVFVARNRFAVLEKSTNQVLVKNLKNEIVKKSLLPTVTDAIFYAGTGNLLCRAEDRVVIFDLQQRIVLGELQTPFIRYVVWSSDMESVALLSKHSIVIADKKLVHRCTLHETIRVKSGAWDDNGVFIYTTLTHIKYCLPNGDSGIIKTLDVPVYITKIYGNTIFCLDRDGKNRPIIIDSTEYIFKLALLKKRYDQVMSMIRNSELCGQAMIAYLQQKGFPEVALHFVKDELTRFNLALESGNIEIALESAKKLDQKDHWYRLGVEALRQGNAGIVEYAYQKTKNFERLSFLYLITGNLDKLSKMMKIAEVKNNVMGQFHDALYLGDVRERVKILENAGHLPLAYITATTHGLKDIAERLAEELGENVPSLPKEKKASLLLPPTPILGGGDWPLLMVTKGIFEGGLDATVRGGHEEYEEAADANWGESLDIGEVENLQNGDISMVLEDEDGQEENDEEVGWDLEDLDLPPDTDTPKTASNARSSVFVTPTPGMPVSQIWVQKSSLAAEHAAAGNFDTAMRLLSRQLGIKNFSPLKQLFADLHMGSHTHLRAFSSAPVISFAIERGWSESASPNVRGPPALVFNFSQLEEKLKAGYRATTAGKFSDALRLFLSILHTIPLIVVESRREVDEVKELIIIVKEYVLGLQMELKRKELKDNPVRQQELAAYFTHCNLQLPHLRLALQNAMSVCFKAGNLSPAANFARRLLETNPTNESQAKIARQVLQQAEKNMRDATQLNYDFRNPFVVCGATYVPIYRGQKDVTCPYCATHFVPAQQGQLCTVCDLAVVGADASGLLCSPSQVR